The following are encoded in a window of Ranitomeya variabilis isolate aRanVar5 chromosome 8, aRanVar5.hap1, whole genome shotgun sequence genomic DNA:
- the LOC143788134 gene encoding uncharacterized protein LOC143788134: MILRTGHEYQIGGGLISGTPTDQLFSVLPVAGSSSCGAEKQTPVHSALPLIRTVLPDCQDVFISSFTKGPVIANCLAIFPNNDHTDEEIQRVFNELVLERSSKLGDIEVLFSTTTTVVPTTPTRTTKNPIDDPGRKPKRPYPCCPPTVARATSRKPVIESTTTSRPTTSGTTTSRHSTESTVNVWTTTSTTARSSTARYSTESQPTTTTGSMPISVRSTSTPSTRYSTSPGVNTVRLTTSTTGSNPTVPLGVEIDFRVMNIDMSDDMHNFTDYIEQQATY; this comes from the exons ATGATTCTAAGGACAGGCCATGAATATCAAATTGGTGGGGGTCTGATATCCggtacccccaccgatcagctgttctcagtgctgCCCGTAGCTGGATCTAGCAGTTGTGGAGCTGAAAAGCAAACCCCTGTCCACTCT GCTTTACCACTAATACGGACTGTGCTGCCCGACTGTCAGGACGTGTTTATATCTTCCTTCAC TAAAGGCCCTGTCATTGCTAACTGTTTGGCAATATTCCCAAACAACGACCACACGGATGAGGAAATACAGAGAGTATTTAATGAGTTGGTTTTGGAAAGATCGAGCAAACTGGGAGACATTGAAGTCCTGTTCAGTACGACAACTACTGTAG TTCCAACAACTCCAACAAGAACAACAAAAAATCCAATTGATGATCCTGGACGCAAGCCTAAGAGGCCTTACCCATGTTGTCCACCAACCGTAGCCAGAGCTACCTCAAGAAAACCAGTCATTGAATCCACCACAACAAGCAGACCCACAACCAGTGGGACCACAACGAGCAGACACAGTACTGAGAGCACAGTAAATGTCTGGACCACAACCAGTACAACAGCTAGATCAAGTACTGCAAGATATAGCACAGAATCTCAACCCACCACAACAACTGGATCTATGCCCATCAGTGTGAGATCGACCAGTACACCGAGCACAAGATACAGTACATCTCCTGGAGTGAACACAGTCAGGTTAACAACGTCAACAACTGGGTCAAATCCAACTGTCCCACTAG GTGTTGAAATCGATTTCAGAGTTATGAATATAGACATGAGCGATGACATGCACAACTTTACAGACTACATTGAACAGCAGGCAA CTTATTGA